One Clostridium sp. CM027 genomic window carries:
- a CDS encoding ABC transporter ATP-binding protein, whose translation MNKIVAVSKLIKEYGRLTNKHKVLKEVDLQINEGEFISIMGPSGSGKTTFLNVMSTIDKATSGEVLIDGKDVNSLKENELARFRRDVIGFVFQDFNLLDNMTIRDNIALPLTLNNEKVEIILEKINKLTKLLGIEKHLDKYPYQLSGGQKQRAAICRALITSPKVIFADEPTGAIDSKSAIEVLECFVNINKSCNTTIIMVTHDPRASSYSDRVMFLKDGSISGELDSNGDKSEMFKKILNMIAMMGGVSDELI comes from the coding sequence ATGAATAAAATTGTAGCAGTATCAAAGTTAATTAAAGAATATGGAAGGTTAACTAATAAACATAAAGTATTAAAGGAAGTAGATTTACAAATTAATGAAGGTGAATTTATTAGTATAATGGGACCTTCAGGTTCAGGAAAAACTACCTTTTTAAATGTCATGTCAACGATAGACAAAGCAACTTCAGGAGAGGTTTTAATTGATGGTAAAGATGTTAACAGTCTAAAAGAAAATGAATTAGCTAGGTTTAGGAGAGACGTAATAGGTTTTGTTTTTCAAGATTTTAATTTGTTAGATAATATGACAATAAGAGATAATATTGCATTGCCATTAACACTAAACAATGAAAAGGTAGAGATAATATTAGAAAAGATTAATAAACTAACAAAGCTCTTAGGCATAGAAAAGCATCTGGATAAATATCCTTATCAATTATCAGGGGGCCAAAAGCAAAGAGCAGCAATTTGTAGAGCATTAATTACATCTCCAAAGGTGATTTTTGCAGATGAACCAACGGGTGCAATAGATTCTAAATCAGCTATAGAAGTTCTTGAATGCTTCGTAAATATAAATAAAAGTTGTAATACTACGATTATAATGGTAACTCATGATCCTAGGGCTTCAAGCTATTCAGATAGAGTGATGTTTTTGAAGGATGGAAGTATAAGTGGTGAATTAGATAGCAATGGAGATAAAAGTGAGATGTTTAAAAAGATTCTTAATATGATAGCTATGATGGGAGGAGTTAGTGATGAACTCATTTAA
- a CDS encoding MFS transporter, which yields MNNSGKSFGKFLIIWLGELISNIGTGMTAFGLGVYVWQLTHSAVDVSMVEMAALLPMILLSPAAGVLADRFDRRLLMILGDIVSAFGLIVMLGLMNKGHIQVWQICLCVGFSSAFVALLDPAYKATITDLLTEDDYAKASGMVSIASSSKFLISPIIGGLILAASGMEVILTIDILTSVVTVVAIFTVRKSLAVKSQVKKEMSFFKDLKEGWQIIIQAKGVMLLIILVSVLMFYMGFIQVLSKPMILSFASEKTTGILQTVVACGMMVSSIMIGSGILKSKYVNVMVASFIASGITMAGFGATTSMTVIIISGFLFFASLPYATASIDVLIRKSIDNDKQGRAWGLISLISQLGYVIAYILAGVLADYVFNPALVEGGVLADTVGKVIGTGETRGIGFLLILAGIGLVITALIVSKSKTIRGMDSKKEAEGSLEAEQSFNDESFRSKDI from the coding sequence ATGAATAATTCGGGAAAATCCTTCGGAAAATTTCTGATTATCTGGCTGGGGGAACTGATATCTAATATCGGTACTGGAATGACGGCCTTTGGTCTTGGAGTGTATGTGTGGCAGCTGACACATTCAGCGGTGGATGTCTCAATGGTGGAAATGGCGGCGCTTCTGCCGATGATTTTATTAAGTCCGGCTGCGGGGGTTCTTGCAGACCGATTTGATAGAAGACTGCTCATGATACTGGGAGATATTGTATCAGCGTTTGGGCTGATTGTTATGCTGGGGCTTATGAACAAAGGGCATATTCAGGTGTGGCAAATCTGCCTTTGTGTGGGATTTAGTTCAGCATTTGTAGCATTGCTCGATCCGGCATATAAAGCAACAATTACGGATTTACTGACAGAGGATGACTATGCAAAAGCAAGTGGAATGGTGTCAATTGCATCCTCTTCCAAGTTTTTGATTTCACCGATTATTGGCGGTTTAATTCTGGCAGCTTCCGGTATGGAAGTGATACTTACCATTGATATTCTGACTTCTGTTGTAACGGTTGTTGCAATCTTTACCGTAAGAAAATCTCTTGCGGTAAAGTCACAGGTTAAGAAAGAAATGAGTTTTTTCAAGGACTTAAAAGAAGGATGGCAGATTATTATCCAGGCTAAAGGAGTCATGCTATTAATTATACTTGTTTCCGTCTTAATGTTTTATATGGGATTTATTCAGGTCCTGTCAAAACCAATGATCCTATCCTTTGCCAGTGAGAAAACAACTGGAATTCTGCAGACAGTAGTTGCCTGCGGTATGATGGTGTCCAGTATCATGATTGGTAGTGGAATATTAAAGAGCAAATATGTAAATGTCATGGTGGCAAGCTTTATTGCGAGTGGTATTACTATGGCAGGATTTGGTGCAACGACAAGCATGACCGTCATTATTATTTCTGGATTTTTATTTTTTGCTTCGCTACCATATGCGACTGCAAGTATTGATGTTCTCATAAGAAAATCCATTGATAATGATAAGCAGGGTAGGGCATGGGGACTTATTTCTTTGATTTCACAGCTGGGATATGTAATTGCTTATATTTTGGCAGGTGTTCTTGCAGATTATGTATTTAATCCAGCACTGGTAGAAGGCGGTGTGCTGGCGGATACTGTTGGAAAAGTCATAGGAACTGGTGAAACAAGAGGAATCGGATTCTTACTAATCCTTGCCGGAATAGGCCTTGTAATTACGGCACTGATTGTATCTAAATCAAAGACTATCCGTGGAATGGATTCCAAGAAAGAAGCAGAAGGTAGTTTGGAGGCAGAACAATCATTTAATGATGAGAGCTTTCGAAGCAAAGATATATAG
- a CDS encoding alpha/beta fold hydrolase: protein MIKKILKILKNILIVILALLIIISIVGQVRKYLEKDDVNPLGTLVEVDGKKMHVYSEGEGKKTIVLMPGLGSIAPSIDFKPLIKEFKKDFKVVVVEPFGYGFSEETSKERSVENIVAETRTALKEANIDGPYILMPHSISGIYAQYYAEVYPKEVEAIVMMDTTLVKACLEEADKIDLPMGKKLYMEATVGNFLGIDRIYYNNIYKDEACFSEEDKNDLVKMGVQNTFNKTIKNEINMILKNCGTVNKTKMSKELPILKFIAIRSMKDIPNDKYTNIMNKNLDEFKEYNKFSYSDLEGRHYIFYTKSKEIGKETRGFLGKYDN from the coding sequence ATGATTAAAAAGATACTAAAGATATTAAAAAACATTCTTATTGTCATATTAGCGTTATTAATAATTATATCTATAGTAGGTCAAGTTCGAAAATATCTAGAAAAAGACGATGTTAATCCTTTAGGTACATTAGTTGAGGTTGATGGTAAAAAAATGCACGTATATTCTGAGGGTGAAGGAAAGAAAACAATTGTTTTAATGCCAGGTTTAGGAAGTATTGCACCTTCAATTGATTTTAAACCTTTAATTAAAGAGTTTAAAAAAGACTTTAAAGTAGTGGTTGTAGAACCTTTTGGTTATGGATTTAGTGAAGAAACTTCAAAGGAACGTAGCGTAGAAAATATTGTTGCTGAAACCAGAACGGCATTGAAAGAGGCCAATATAGATGGACCATATATACTTATGCCTCACTCTATATCAGGGATATATGCTCAGTATTATGCAGAAGTTTATCCAAAAGAAGTTGAAGCAATAGTTATGATGGATACAACATTAGTTAAGGCATGTCTAGAAGAAGCGGATAAAATTGATTTACCCATGGGTAAAAAGCTATATATGGAAGCTACTGTAGGAAATTTTTTAGGTATTGATAGGATATATTATAATAATATTTACAAAGATGAAGCTTGTTTTTCAGAAGAGGATAAAAATGATTTAGTAAAAATGGGAGTTCAAAATACATTTAACAAAACTATAAAAAATGAAATTAATATGATATTAAAGAATTGTGGAACAGTGAATAAAACTAAAATGTCAAAGGAGTTGCCAATACTTAAATTTATTGCAATTAGATCTATGAAAGATATACCTAATGATAAATATACAAATATAATGAATAAAAATTTAGATGAATTTAAGGAGTATAATAAATTTAGTTATTCTGATCTAGAAGGAAGACATTATATTTTCTATACGAAATCAAAAGAAATTGGGAAAGAAACTCGAGGGTTTTTAGGCAAATATGATAATTAA
- a CDS encoding FtsX-like permease family protein, whose amino-acid sequence MNSFKLSLMLFKDNIKVYKLYLLITIVSVATFYNFLAIGDNEAFIEISERFQAASVASLSCGFILVCTVVYFIFNADKFFLLNRQKETALYMLMGITQSKIGQVFAIESLLLGATSICSGLIFGVILSKLFFMLLAKSIFLNVEIPFKISLNAVFIVILVFSCIFAILGYKKYRVVKKSKLIDMINATKEKEELPKLRYFKGILGVLLILAGYLVGVMIKRWELDLLFSSMTALLCVSIGTYFFFGSFMSIVFNKMIKNKTMVYKNVMLVSISNMYFRLKGNYRNLAMTAMLCAAAITAFGVSLSFEKVAQKEAIKQSPYSFSYESNDEKSKEKVVGIINESNHELIGINENKFILGKIDYINYHRKVDYKNEAIIISYSTLKKNLEFLNYKVTDNIKPKGCEAVFIISATTLASPLNVLKEEIKIKNREYVIKKQEDAPFTGIIDKLGTKNIYILEDDEYEKVKEGFNETSLNCVQISKEKEADQLISNIREVMPKEKVYPHINEYTWDYYAIEIFHFLGLIMSIIFILSTFSTIYFKILKDAFMDKEQYKTLKKIGMSKAEVKKSVHVQVGISFILPGSVGILHSIIAIKMLEQIMNFSFNTQLIIALCLYSITMILFYFFISNDYVKMVYEEGDNND is encoded by the coding sequence ATGAACTCATTTAAACTATCATTGATGCTTTTTAAGGATAACATAAAGGTATATAAACTTTATTTACTTATTACAATTGTATCTGTTGCAACTTTCTATAACTTTTTAGCAATAGGAGACAATGAGGCATTTATCGAAATTAGTGAAAGATTTCAGGCAGCAAGTGTAGCAAGTCTTTCATGTGGATTTATTTTAGTATGTACAGTAGTATATTTTATATTTAATGCAGATAAATTTTTCTTGTTAAATAGGCAAAAGGAGACTGCCTTATATATGTTAATGGGAATTACCCAATCAAAAATTGGACAAGTATTTGCAATAGAAAGTTTATTACTTGGAGCTACATCTATATGTAGTGGACTTATATTTGGAGTAATCTTATCTAAACTATTTTTTATGCTACTCGCAAAATCCATATTTTTAAATGTAGAAATACCTTTCAAAATTTCATTAAATGCTGTCTTTATAGTAATCTTAGTATTCTCATGTATTTTTGCAATATTAGGTTATAAAAAATATAGAGTAGTAAAGAAAAGTAAACTCATAGATATGATTAATGCTACAAAGGAAAAAGAAGAACTACCAAAGTTAAGATATTTTAAGGGTATCTTAGGGGTTCTATTAATTTTAGCTGGTTACTTAGTTGGCGTTATGATTAAAAGATGGGAGCTAGATTTGCTGTTTTCATCTATGACAGCGCTATTATGTGTTTCAATAGGTACATACTTTTTCTTTGGAAGTTTCATGTCCATAGTCTTTAATAAGATGATAAAAAATAAAACCATGGTATATAAGAATGTTATGTTAGTAAGTATTTCTAATATGTACTTTAGACTAAAGGGGAATTATCGTAATCTAGCTATGACAGCAATGTTATGTGCAGCAGCTATAACAGCCTTTGGAGTAAGCTTATCCTTTGAGAAAGTTGCACAAAAAGAAGCTATTAAGCAATCTCCATATAGTTTTAGCTATGAAAGTAATGATGAAAAATCAAAAGAAAAAGTAGTGGGAATAATTAATGAATCTAATCACGAGTTAATTGGAATTAATGAAAATAAATTTATTTTAGGAAAGATTGATTATATAAACTATCATAGAAAAGTAGATTATAAAAATGAAGCAATAATAATAAGCTATTCAACATTAAAAAAGAACTTAGAGTTTCTAAATTATAAAGTAACAGATAACATTAAGCCTAAGGGATGCGAGGCTGTTTTTATAATAAGTGCAACAACATTAGCATCTCCATTAAATGTTCTGAAAGAAGAAATTAAAATAAAAAATAGAGAGTATGTAATTAAAAAACAAGAAGATGCACCCTTTACTGGGATTATAGACAAATTAGGAACAAAAAATATATATATTTTAGAAGATGATGAATATGAAAAGGTTAAGGAAGGCTTTAATGAAACATCTTTAAATTGCGTTCAAATAAGTAAAGAGAAAGAGGCAGATCAATTAATATCCAATATAAGGGAAGTTATGCCAAAGGAGAAGGTATATCCACATATTAACGAATACACATGGGATTATTATGCAATAGAAATATTTCATTTTTTAGGGCTAATAATGTCTATAATATTTATACTTTCAACCTTTAGTACAATTTATTTTAAAATATTAAAGGATGCCTTCATGGATAAAGAGCAGTACAAAACACTGAAGAAAATAGGCATGAGTAAAGCGGAAGTAAAGAAATCTGTGCATGTACAAGTTGGAATTTCATTTATTTTACCTGGTAGTGTAGGAATACTGCATAGTATTATTGCAATTAAGATGTTAGAACAAATAATGAATTTTTCGTTTAATACTCAGTTAATAATTGCGCTATGCTTATATTCAATAACAATGATTTTATTCTATTTTTTCATAAGTAATGATTATGTGAAGATGGTCTATGAGGAAGGCGATAATAATGATTAA
- the istB gene encoding IS21-like element helper ATPase IstB → MEKLELIKEYAKNLKLNYLNVDADKIIEKGELGNVSYQDFLLSILKNEVGLKDQKTQEKRLKYAGFPVKKTMEEFDFLFQKSITKKQINRLMEMEWIDRMYNLIFLGPPGVGKSHTAIALGYKAVEAGYKVSFVTMDNLMHVLKTQQISRKSKGKLNRILSSSLVIIDEVGYLPITRDEANLFFQLISSLHEQASLIITSNKGFEEWVELLGDPALTTAVLDRISYRCELFNMIGKSYRLEHRKSIF, encoded by the coding sequence ATGGAGAAATTAGAATTAATCAAAGAGTATGCCAAAAATCTTAAGCTAAACTATTTAAATGTAGATGCAGATAAAATTATTGAAAAAGGCGAGTTAGGTAATGTTTCCTATCAAGACTTTCTGTTATCAATACTTAAAAATGAGGTTGGTTTGAAGGATCAGAAAACACAAGAAAAAAGACTTAAATATGCTGGCTTTCCAGTTAAAAAGACAATGGAGGAATTTGATTTTCTATTTCAAAAATCAATAACAAAGAAACAAATAAACAGACTCATGGAAATGGAATGGATAGATAGGATGTATAATCTTATATTTTTAGGCCCACCGGGCGTTGGGAAGTCTCACACAGCTATTGCCTTGGGTTATAAAGCCGTTGAGGCAGGTTATAAGGTAAGTTTTGTAACTATGGATAATCTGATGCATGTTTTGAAAACTCAGCAGATATCAAGAAAAAGCAAAGGTAAACTAAATAGAATCCTTTCTTCAAGTCTCGTTATAATTGATGAGGTCGGATATCTTCCTATAACTAGAGATGAGGCTAATTTGTTCTTTCAATTAATATCATCCCTTCATGAACAGGCATCACTAATTATAACTTCTAACAAAGGATTCGAAGAATGGGTAGAACTTTTAGGAGACCCAGCATTAACAACAGCTGTATTAGATAGAATATCTTATAGGTGCGAACTTTTTAACATGATTGGAAAGAGCTATAGATTGGAGCACAGAAAATCTATATTCTAG
- the istA gene encoding IS21 family transposase, whose protein sequence is MKGWNMFSEIKQYKALGFNKSQVERALNINYKTVQKYWDMDPGEYAKVTIQSKNRHKKIDIYKDDILEWITDFRDMSAAQVLDWIKERYGDVKFKERSLRLYISNLRKEYNLPKASPIRQFEEVHELPMGYQAQVDMGQIWLKRLNGNKVKVYCFAMVLSHSRYKYILWTDKPFTTASFIDAHNRAFEYLGGMPIEIVYDQDRVLAVAENSGDIIYTEGFQNYINTMKYKVRLCRGFDPQSKGKIESVVKYSKYNFAINRVFIDVDSFNEDSFKWLDRTGNGKKHEITKKIPAEVFALEKKHLLPVPELFEKNSSNTSLTYAVRKNNVILYKQNRYQVPKGTYSPGKELKLMIKGSKMNIVDFDTGVLIASHQVSTRQGELIKIIHPERDIHSSIDQVYERLFFALGKTENAKMLLDGIKREKPRYCKDQFGSILNIVHSYEASLIEQALNYCVIRNLWSAGMFKETLEYLAIQDIAKVDKKSVIDKLSIPSKYRGLKPEVRSISDYIDALKEDKQSWRN, encoded by the coding sequence TTGAAAGGATGGAATATGTTTAGTGAAATAAAACAATATAAAGCACTTGGATTTAATAAATCACAGGTTGAAAGAGCTCTAAATATAAATTACAAAACAGTTCAAAAGTATTGGGACATGGATCCTGGTGAATATGCTAAAGTCACTATTCAATCGAAGAATAGACATAAAAAAATTGATATCTACAAAGATGATATTTTAGAATGGATTACTGATTTCAGAGATATGTCAGCAGCACAAGTACTTGATTGGATAAAGGAAAGATATGGTGATGTAAAATTTAAAGAAAGGTCTTTAAGGCTTTATATTAGTAATTTAAGGAAAGAATACAATCTGCCTAAGGCTTCGCCAATAAGACAATTTGAGGAAGTACATGAACTTCCCATGGGCTACCAAGCTCAGGTTGATATGGGTCAAATATGGCTCAAAAGATTAAATGGAAACAAAGTAAAAGTGTATTGCTTTGCAATGGTTTTATCACATTCAAGGTATAAATACATACTTTGGACAGACAAACCATTTACTACCGCCTCTTTTATTGATGCTCATAATCGAGCTTTTGAATATCTTGGTGGTATGCCTATTGAAATAGTGTATGACCAAGATCGTGTGCTTGCAGTAGCCGAGAATTCTGGAGACATTATTTATACCGAAGGTTTTCAAAATTATATTAATACTATGAAATATAAAGTTAGGCTTTGTAGAGGTTTTGATCCTCAAAGTAAGGGGAAAATAGAATCTGTGGTAAAATACTCAAAATATAACTTTGCTATAAACAGAGTATTTATAGATGTTGATTCCTTTAATGAAGACTCATTCAAATGGCTAGATAGAACAGGCAATGGTAAAAAACATGAAATAACGAAAAAAATACCGGCAGAAGTGTTTGCTCTCGAAAAGAAACACTTGCTACCAGTACCTGAACTCTTTGAAAAAAATTCATCTAATACTAGTTTAACTTATGCTGTACGAAAAAACAATGTAATTTTGTATAAACAGAACAGGTATCAAGTGCCCAAAGGAACTTATAGCCCAGGTAAAGAACTTAAATTAATGATAAAAGGCTCCAAAATGAATATAGTTGATTTTGATACAGGTGTATTAATAGCAAGTCATCAAGTAAGCACAAGGCAGGGTGAACTTATAAAAATAATTCATCCCGAACGGGATATTCACAGTTCTATTGACCAAGTTTATGAAAGATTGTTTTTTGCTCTCGGTAAAACTGAAAATGCAAAAATGCTACTAGATGGCATAAAACGTGAAAAACCAAGATACTGCAAAGATCAATTTGGATCAATACTAAATATAGTACATTCATATGAAGCTTCGCTAATAGAACAAGCATTGAATTATTGTGTTATACGAAACTTGTGGAGTGCTGGAATGTTTAAAGAAACCCTTGAATATCTTGCGATACAGGATATTGCAAAAGTTGATAAAAAATCTGTAATTGATAAGTTATCTATACCATCAAAGTATAGAGGGTTAAAACCGGAAGTAAGAAGTATAAGTGACTATATTGATGCTTTGAAGGAGGACAAGCAATCATGGAGAAATTAG
- a CDS encoding TetR/AcrR family transcriptional regulator, protein MRIVKEAEERRKEILDAADELFCQKGFDGTSTNDIIEKVGIARGTLYYHFKSKEGIMDVLIERYNVRILGAAQKIAADKSMPVNKRIMRVVMALNISGGSGKEIMEHIHKPQNALMHQKIQKVILNGVTPILTGIICEGIEQGLFSTPFPYECVEMVMSYTNTVFDDDMVKMTSAERASRIQAFVFNVERLLGAESGSLMYVMQMFGSGDGGSNE, encoded by the coding sequence ATGAGGATAGTAAAAGAAGCTGAAGAACGCAGGAAAGAAATACTTGACGCGGCGGATGAGCTTTTCTGTCAGAAGGGCTTTGACGGCACAAGCACAAACGATATTATCGAAAAGGTCGGAATTGCGCGGGGAACACTATATTACCACTTCAAGTCGAAGGAGGGCATTATGGACGTGCTGATTGAGCGATATAACGTCCGTATTTTAGGCGCGGCGCAGAAAATTGCCGCAGACAAGAGCATGCCCGTAAACAAGCGCATTATGCGCGTTGTAATGGCACTGAACATAAGTGGCGGAAGCGGCAAGGAAATTATGGAGCACATTCACAAGCCACAGAACGCGCTTATGCATCAGAAAATACAAAAGGTAATATTAAACGGTGTTACGCCGATACTGACGGGAATAATCTGCGAGGGCATTGAGCAGGGACTGTTCAGCACGCCGTTCCCGTATGAATGCGTGGAAATGGTTATGTCATATACAAATACCGTTTTTGATGATGATATGGTTAAAATGACAAGCGCGGAGCGCGCTTCACGCATACAGGCGTTTGTTTTCAATGTAGAAAGGCTGCTCGGTGCCGAAAGTGGAAGTCTTATGTACGTTATGCAGATGTTTGGTAGCGGAGATGGAGGCAGCAATGAATAA
- a CDS encoding ATP-binding protein produces the protein MDILILLTVFIAFTYGFIKEKNKYSNILKCNEELDNKINDFHLNVFSNILKKQSLEHLKKEESLKNNINDFEDYITRWVHDIKINIAVAYLLLEDLEEDESQKVIFEIKQMEFSVNQVLYVTRANNYNLDVKSEQVAVGDEIRKAIKENAGFFINKNIEIILEVEGFNIISDRKWIHYILSQIINNSSKYTNENGQLHIFSKEDSKAYYLHIKDNGIGIPREDIKRIFNKGFTGKNGRSRTKSTGIGLYYTKKMCNNLNIDLKVESEEAEYTEFILSFYKLADYYNVTPMSH, from the coding sequence ATGGATATACTTATTTTATTAACAGTATTTATAGCTTTTACTTATGGATTTATAAAAGAAAAAAATAAATACAGTAATATTTTAAAGTGTAATGAGGAATTAGATAATAAAATAAATGATTTTCATTTAAATGTATTTTCAAATATATTAAAAAAACAAAGTCTAGAACATCTAAAAAAGGAAGAAAGTTTAAAAAACAATATAAATGATTTTGAGGATTATATTACAAGATGGGTTCATGATATTAAAATTAATATTGCTGTTGCTTACCTATTATTAGAAGACTTGGAAGAGGATGAGTCGCAAAAGGTAATATTTGAAATAAAACAAATGGAGTTTAGTGTAAATCAAGTGCTATATGTTACAAGGGCAAATAATTATAATTTAGATGTAAAAAGTGAGCAAGTAGCAGTAGGAGATGAAATTAGAAAGGCAATAAAAGAGAATGCAGGATTTTTCATAAACAAAAACATTGAAATAATATTAGAGGTTGAAGGGTTTAATATAATAAGTGATAGAAAATGGATTCACTATATCCTTTCTCAAATTATTAATAATAGTAGTAAGTATACTAATGAAAATGGACAATTACATATTTTCAGTAAAGAGGATAGCAAGGCTTATTATTTACATATTAAAGATAATGGGATTGGTATTCCTAGAGAAGATATAAAAAGAATATTTAATAAAGGATTCACTGGGAAAAATGGAAGGTCAAGAACTAAATCAACTGGTATTGGTTTATATTATACAAAAAAAATGTGTAATAATTTAAATATAGATTTGAAGGTAGAAAGTGAAGAGGCAGAGTACACTGAATTTATTCTAAGTTTTTACAAGTTAGCAGATTACTACAATGTTACACCAATGTCACATTAG
- a CDS encoding response regulator transcription factor — MNNTYKLLIIEDDKNMCEVLNNILSKWGFEVTVCEDFEKIIECFKECEPKVVLMDINLPICDGFYWCKNIREISKTPIIFVSSRDSNMDIVMAINSGGDDYIQKPFDSNVLIAKLQAIIRRTYEYKNEETRVLKCDDLLLNLDNTTLLYNGNSLELTKNEIIILHSLIENKGKGVSRSKLMKKLWDDDIYVNENTLTVNINRLRNRIEQIGIKDLIITQKGIGYIIL, encoded by the coding sequence ATGAATAATACATATAAATTATTGATAATTGAAGATGATAAAAACATGTGTGAAGTGTTAAATAATATTCTAAGTAAATGGGGATTTGAAGTAACCGTATGTGAAGATTTTGAAAAAATAATAGAGTGCTTTAAAGAATGTGAACCTAAGGTGGTTCTTATGGATATTAACCTTCCAATTTGTGATGGCTTTTATTGGTGTAAAAATATAAGAGAAATATCTAAAACACCAATCATATTTGTATCTTCAAGGGATAGTAATATGGATATAGTAATGGCAATTAATAGTGGTGGAGATGATTATATTCAAAAACCTTTTGATTCAAATGTGTTAATTGCAAAACTACAAGCTATTATAAGAAGGACATATGAGTATAAAAATGAAGAAACAAGAGTATTAAAATGTGATGATTTATTATTAAATTTAGACAACACAACTCTTTTATATAATGGAAATTCCTTAGAACTTACAAAAAATGAAATAATCATTTTGCATTCTCTCATAGAGAATAAGGGAAAAGGAGTTTCTAGAAGTAAACTAATGAAAAAGCTTTGGGATGATGATATATATGTTAATGAGAATACTTTAACTGTTAATATTAATAGATTAAGAAACCGCATAGAGCAAATTGGAATAAAAGATTTAATAATAACACAAAAAGGCATTGGATATATAATATTATGA
- a CDS encoding DUF1002 domain-containing protein, whose protein sequence is MNKKLVLGVMLTVSLFVTPIKNVYADSYKSVTIGDDLTNQQKENMLKYFDVDRNSASVVEVTASEEKKYLGDTVSRAQLGNKAISCSYIEPTTTGGLVVNTNNVTWVNASMIKNALITAGIENANVKVSAPFTVSGTAAMTGILKGFENSKDGKKLDESTKKTANEEVAVTGKLGEKIGQDKAAGLINEVKSEVIKDKPKNEAGITKIVNNVTNNYNYNLSKDDVSGIVGLMKNVNKLNLDYSKVKGQLEGVASTMKNTLESDKAKSWFSSVCDSIGNFFKGVSDSLKS, encoded by the coding sequence ATGAATAAGAAATTAGTCTTAGGTGTAATGTTAACAGTAAGTTTGTTTGTAACACCTATAAAAAATGTATATGCTGATTCATATAAGAGTGTTACTATAGGGGATGATTTGACGAATCAACAGAAAGAAAACATGCTAAAGTATTTTGATGTAGATAGGAATAGTGCGAGTGTTGTTGAAGTTACAGCTAGTGAAGAGAAGAAATATCTGGGAGATACAGTATCTAGAGCTCAATTAGGTAATAAGGCGATATCATGTTCTTATATTGAGCCAACAACTACTGGTGGTTTAGTAGTCAATACAAATAATGTAACTTGGGTAAATGCTAGTATGATAAAGAATGCCCTAATTACAGCAGGAATTGAGAATGCTAATGTTAAAGTTTCTGCACCATTCACTGTATCCGGTACGGCAGCTATGACTGGCATATTAAAGGGATTTGAAAATAGTAAAGACGGTAAGAAATTAGATGAAAGTACAAAGAAAACAGCTAATGAAGAGGTCGCAGTTACAGGCAAACTAGGTGAAAAAATTGGACAAGATAAAGCAGCGGGATTAATCAATGAAGTAAAGAGTGAAGTTATAAAAGATAAACCTAAGAATGAGGCAGGTATAACAAAAATAGTAAATAATGTAACAAATAATTACAATTACAATCTGTCTAAAGATGATGTAAGTGGTATTGTTGGATTAATGAAAAATGTAAATAAATTAAACTTGGATTACAGCAAAGTAAAAGGACAGCTTGAGGGTGTAGCTAGTACAATGAAAAATACATTAGAGAGTGATAAGGCTAAAAGTTGGTTCTCAAGTGTATGTGATTCTATTGGAAATTTCTTTAAGGGAGTATCAGATAGTTTAAAATCATAA